In Candida orthopsilosis Co 90-125, chromosome 4 draft sequence, a single genomic region encodes these proteins:
- a CDS encoding Bul1 protein: MASKPKYSKTQSFDETISTILPSYSMYTSTVGMNVNVPEDNNDDLPPPVYSCNNSEWSASTESTNIQDVTSSAASTTPTSVTEAQSRRVAHVSSSSTIDDIPLIVADENANLMETILDNVHRLPNMTFEKQEISKAVQLEVFYTKDIGEIGKTPELIDPSIYEYTQGDLLNGYIIIKNTSDRPIPFEMFYLLFEGNFMVANERRPQELEPVKIRRFLEMFDFYGSWNEAHINRLVTETASPYLCEFGNTVDPLDGTYLYFGPKKEILPNRVYKRFFSFKIPNNLLDSECSEHNLSKHVEIPPTIGLSRWEVAHYPERNLNKIKDFSIVNTSMGYGVMARFIGRKSTWEVDFGKIVTPKHKDNAKLVNSKGDEYIILKELTNYIRVIPTTNVPTENERLMKLVENRLLFDNLVKRVKDKIDIGKQLEKALESRTVPDLSPDLTQEEIEAAKITQSYQHADSIRDIKSNMKKLEYYEVLVQLMKRSITGLKNQGVLQVKTPKQEYHVKYIPPCRFREESIGEMEKTWKFDVPIELTTIFPSNDKQQTPPTIKYIDAELVVHTMRSMGAPIALEFNHDLVYNKVPNNSKREVDLDTFNNNVVRPFQKQSTELYHLSQKLGLQNFRIEKQLVDDLKSICKIEEKSNNLVVDDILVDKEKYNYKKNGIKWSSVNGSATTSFSLNINLASLSLKGVPTSSCMGLSYDRFNLVPDFQSCFMTRSYHLKLTFELSNGECARIKVPVVIEKA; encoded by the coding sequence ATGGCGTCGAAACCTAAATATTCCAAAACTCAATCGTTTGATGAGACAATTAGCACAATACTACCATCATATTCAATGTACACTTCCACGGTCGGGATGAATGTTAATGTACCAGAAGATAACAATGATGACTTGCCACCACCAGTTTATAGTTGTAACAATTCCGAATGGTCAGCGAGTACGGAAAGTACTAATATTCAGGATGTGACCTCCTCGGCCGCGTCAACTACCCCCACATCGGTAACAGAAGCACAAAGTCGACGCGTGGCTCATGTCAGTTCGTCATCTACTATTGACGATATCCCATTGATTGTTGCTGACGAAAATGCCAATTTGATGGAGACTATTTTGGACAATGTACATCGATTACCAAATATGACATTTGAAAAGCAAGAGATTTCCAAAGCCGTACAGCTTGAAGTGTTTTATACAAAAGATATTGGTGAGATTGGTAAAACACCAGAATTAATTGATCCTTCAATTTATGAGTATACTCAGGGAGATCTTTTGAATGGTTACATCATCATAAAGAACACTTCTGACAGACCCATTCCATTTGAAATGTTTTACTTGTTGTTTGAAGGGAACTTTATGGTTGCAAATGAACGTAGACCTCAGGAGTTGGAACCTGTTAAGATACGTCGgtttttggaaatgtttGACTTTTACGGCAGTTGGAACGAAGCTCATATAAATAGGTTGGTTACCGAGACTGCTAGTCCTTATTTATGTGAGTTTGGTAACACCGTTGATCCACTTGATGGAACGTATTTATATTTCGGTCCCAAGAAGGAAATCTTACCTAACCGAGTTTACAAACGattcttttcattcaaaatacCTAACAATTTACTTGATTCAGAATGCAGTGAACACAATTTGTCGAAACATGTTGAAATACCACCAACTATAGGATTATCGAGATGGGAAGTTGCTCATTATCCAGAAAGAAACttgaacaagatcaaaGATTTCTCAATTGTGAATACATCTATGGGGTATGGAGTAATGGCGAGATTTATTGGTAGGAAATCCACTTGggaagttgattttgggAAGATTGTTACTCCAAAACATAAAGATAATGCCAAGTTGGTCAACTCCAAGGGTGATGAGTATATCATTTTGAAGGAATTGACGAATTACATTCGTGTGATTCCCACTACAAATGTCCCCACTGAAAATGAGaggttgatgaaattagtTGAGAATAGGTTGTTGTTTGACAACTTGGTCAAACGTGTCAAGGATAAAATTGACATTGGAAAGCAATTAGAAAAGGCATTGGAATCAAGGACCGTTCCAGATTTGTCGCCTGATCTCACACAAGAAGAAATCGAGGCGGCAAAGATAACCCAGTCATACCAACATGCAGATTCGATAAGAGACATCAAGTCCAatatgaagaaattggagTATTACGAAGTCCTCgttcagttgatgaaaagatcAATCACTGGTCTCAAAAATCAAGGTGTTTTACAGGTCAAGACTCCAAAACAAGAATATCATGTGAAATACATACCTCCATGTAGATTCCGGGAAGAATCAATTGGGGAAATGGAAAAAACTTGGAAATTTGATGTTCCAATTGAATTAACTACTATATTTCCATCCAATGACAAGCAGCAAACTCCGCCAACAATTAAATACATCGATGCTGAGTTGGTTGTTCACACCATGAGATCAATGGGTGCTCCAATAGCTCTCGAGTTCAACCACGATTTGGTTTACAACAAGGTCCCTAATAATAGTAAACGTGAAGTTGATCTCGACACATTTAACAACAATGTCGTCAGaccttttcaaaaacaatcgACAGAACTCTATCATTTGTCGCAAAAACTTgggttgcaaaattttagaattgaaaagcaattggtggatgatttgaaatcaatttgcaagattgaagagaaatcaaacaacttAGTAGTTGATGACATATTGGTAGATAAGGAAAAGTACAACTATAAAAAGAATGGTATAAAATGGTCAAGTGTTAATGGATCCGCAACAACGTCATTCAGTTTAAACATCAACCTTGCATCATTGTCCTTAAAGGGTGTTCCCACAAGTAGTTGTATGGGGCTCTCTTATGACCGATTCAACTTGGTTCCCGATTTCCAATCTTGTTTTATGACAAGATCGtatcatttgaaattgaccTTTGAATTGAGCAATGGTGAATGTGCTCGTATCAAGGTGCCTGTTGTGATAGAGAAAGCATAA
- a CDS encoding Asr1 heat shock protein: MGLTDKLKGIKKDDVDNYNEQAGKYAGGKDGQTGTDLAQEKYKDYNQKKSGSGTGTSTGTGSGAGTAAGAGTAGAGAGAAGGYGAGSSTSGNHSGTTSSGYGNQSGTTSSGYGDKSSSGYGNQSGTTSSGYGNQSGSTTSNAYGSQSGYDNTSSGHHGSSGHHGSSGNHNSGTASTAATGAAGAAAYGSSNQGSHSTHSSKLDPNNEYGSGNYGSEPASTGAYGNQNASSHGYGNEYGNTSSGSKHHSGHQDASKHAPSTTEGGAAGAYDSRGNTSSQTGHGSSHTGSGAYGSTNTGSGAYGSSNTGSGAYGSSNTGSGAYGSSNTGSGAGTAGGYGSGSSTGHSGAGSHAFKTGNDALDSKIAQLPEHLQKEAHNEFNKGYEAAKSQYKS, translated from the coding sequence ATGGGTTTAactgataaattgaaaggAATTAAGAAAGACGACGTTGACAACTACAACGAACAAGCTGGTAAATATGCTGGTGGAAAAGATGGTCAAACTGGTACTGACTTAGCTCAAGAAAAGTACAAGGATTATAACCAAAAGAAATCTGGTTCAGGAACTGGTACTAGTACTGGTACTGGATCTGGAGCTGGTACCGCTGCCGGAGCTGGTACTGCTGGTGCAGGTGCAGGAGCTGCTGGAGGTTATGGTGCTGGTTCATCAACTTCTGGTAACCACTCAGGTACTACCTCATCAGGCTACGGGAACCAATCAGGAACCACTTCATCCGGATACGGTGacaaatcttcatctgGTTACGGAAACCAATCTGGTACCACTTCATCTGGTTACGGTAACCAATCCGGTTCAACCACCTCCAATGCTTATGGATCTCAATCTGGTTATGACAACACTTCATCTGGACATCACGGTTCATCTGGTCACCATGGATCATCGGGAAATCATAACTCTGGTACTGCCAGTACTGCTGCTACTGGTGCTGCTGGCGCTGCTGCTTATGGTTCTTCAAACCAAGGATCACACAGTACTCACAGCTCCAAATTAGATCCAAACAATGAATATGGATCAGGAAACTACGGTAGCGAACCAGCTTCAACAGGTGCTTACGGTAACCAAAATGCCTCATCACATGGATACGGTAATGAATATGGCAACACTTCATCAGGATCTAAGCATCACTCTGGTCACCAAGATGCCAGCAAACATGCTCCATCAACTACAGAGGGTGGCGCTGCTGGTGCTTATGACAGCCGTGGAAACACTTCATCACAAACTGGTCACGGTTCATCCCATACTGGTTCTGGTGCTTACGGATCTACCAACACTGGTTCTGGTGCTTACGGATCTTCCAACACTGGTTCAGGTGCTTATGGATCTTCCAATACTGGTTCAGGTGCTTACGGATCTTCCAATACTGGTTCAGGTGCAGGTACTGCTGGTGGGTACGGTTCGGGTTCATCAACTGGTCACTCAGGCGCTGGTTCCCACGCCTTCAAGACTGGTAATGATGCTTTGGACTCAAAGATTGCCCAATTGCCAGAGCACTTGCAAAAGGAAGCACACAATGAGTTCAACAAGGGTTACGAAGCCGCCAAGTCTCAATACAAATCATAA
- a CDS encoding Mrpl15 protein (S. cerevisiae homolog MRPL15 is structural constituent of mitochondrial large ribosomal subunit) yields the protein MSIRQSARYTSRSIGFCCRPTSITFSRTIYLNKGPRVEGLKRDPKEVFVNHNGIEYELNQDNIQHIKLYLGDKFQIPDEIALQIITHKSFGNGIKPYNEKLAAMGSKLLSLFAAKHVVNKPTEKDAKLVISGKNLSILGSPNAKELHGRKSTGYFTKLNGLNNIMFWKSRNPTLNFESSGELKVSSQLLYSLIGAINIYHGKSKAEEFISDNVIKGLEEITEELVHRG from the coding sequence ATGAGTATACGACAAAGCGCTCGATACACAAGCCGAAGTATAGGCTTTTGCTGTCGCCCTACTAGTATCACCTTTAGTAGAACGATTTACTTGAATAAAGGACCAAGAGTCGAAGGATTGAAAAGAGACCCAAAAGAGGTGTTTGTAAATCACAATGGCATAGAATACGAACTTAACCAGGACAACATTCAACATATCAAATTGTACCTTGGAgacaaatttcaaataccCGATGAAATAGCATTACAAATCATTACCCATAAATCCTTTGGCAATGGTATCAAACCATATAATGAAAAACTAGCAGCAATGGGCTCGAAGCTATTATCTTTGTTTGCTGCTAAGCATGTTGTTAACAAGCCAACTGAAAAAGATGCCAAACTTGTTATTAGTGGTAAaaacttgtcaatattAGGGTCACCCAATGCAAAAGAACTCCATGGAAGAAAGTCAACGGGATATTTCACCAAGCTCAACGGATTGAACAATATTatgttttggaaatcaaGGAATCCAACgttgaattttgaatctagtggtgaattgaaagttAGCTCACAGTTGCTATATAGTTTAATTGGTGCTATCAATATTTATCATGGGAAATCCAAAGCAGAAGAATTTATTAGTGATAATGTGATAAAGGGGTTGGAGGAGATTACTGAGGAACTTGTACATAGAGGATAA
- a CDS encoding Chr1 DEAD-box ATP-dependent RNA helicase (similar to S. cerevisiae Rok1p), which produces MDIFRILSRGASLKKSRDVTTDYALPSAKQNQSQKHKEESILNQVEKETDFFHTRKHTKQVPEKEVELESPEQQKEDEAPPLELKDEDDAKKFRNLHRSKVTGDDIPIPIGSFEDMIGRFKIDRQLLSNLIDNDFIGPTAIQCESIPITLSSRDLIACAPTGSGKTLAFLIPLIQQLLKKQVEKNYGVRGLIISPTNELAVQIFQELETLVRGKKLTIGILSKQLASKLNNDIVKASKYDIIVSTPLRLIDIVKNEKIDLSKVDQLVIDEADKLFDHGFAEQTDEILNHLTNTKIRKSMFSATIPSGVEEMAHSIMKDPIRVIIGHKEAASSTIDQKLIFTGNEEGKLLAIRQMVQNGEFKPPIIIFLQSITRAKALFHELVYDKLNVDVIHAERTPKQRDEVIKRFKNGDIWVLITTDVLARGVDFKGVNLVINYDVPQSAQAYVHRIGRTGRGGRAGRAVTFFTKEDDKAVKPIINVMKQSGCKSGFSEWMENMGKLSKKEKKNVKTHEVKRKKISTVPKLIKQKRKQKQEMIAASKRRKQAESN; this is translated from the coding sequence ATGGATATCTTTAGAATTCTAAGCAGAGGAGCTTCTTTAAAGAAATCTAGAGATGTGACTACTGATTATGCCCTCCCTTCAGCTAAGCAAAACCAAAGTCAAAAACATAAAGAGGAATCAATCTTAAACCAAGTTGAGAAGGAGACTGATTTCTTTCACACAAGGAAGCACACAAAACAAGTACCAGAAAAGGAGGTTGAACTTGAATCTCCTGAGCAACagaaagaagatgaagcgCCTCCATTGGAgttgaaagatgaagacGATGCCAAAAAGTTTAGAAATCTACATAGATCTAAAGTTACTGGTGATGACATTCCTATCCCTATTGGTTCATTTGAAGACATGATTGGCAGGTTCAAAATTGACAGGCAACTTTTATCTAATCTTATTGATAATGACTTTATTGGGCCCACGGCTATTCAATGTGAATCAATACCGATAACTTTATCCAGTAGAGATTTGATTGCTTGTGCTCCAACAGGTTCAGGTAAGACATTGGCATTTTTGATTCCCTTGATTCAACAGCTTCTCaaaaaacaagttgaaaaaaactATGGAGTGAGAGGGTTGATCATTTCTCCTACAAATGAATTAGCAGTACAAATTTTCcaagaattggaaacttTGGTTAGGGGAAAGAAACTTACCATTGGTatattatcaaaacaactTGCAAGTAAGTTGAATAACGATATCGTCAAAGCATCCAAGTACGACATCATCGTATCCACCCCATTACGTTTGATAGATATCgtcaaaaatgaaaagattgatttatcCAAAGTAGATCAATTggttattgatgaagctgatAAATTATTCGATCATGGATTTGCCGAGCAGACTGATGAAATATTGAATCATTTAACAAATACCAAGATACGAAAATCAATGTTTTCTGCAACCATCCCATCTGGAGTTGAAGAGATGGCACATTCAATCATGAAGGACCCAATTAGGGTAATCATTGGTCATAAAGAAGCTGCAAGTAGCACAATTGACcagaagttgatttttaCGGGGAATGAAGAAGGTAAGTTGTTAGCTATTAGACAAATGGTTCAAAATGGGGAATTCAAACCTCCAATCATAATATTTTTACAATCAATCACCAGAGCTAAAGCATTGTTTCATGAATTGGTGtatgataaattgaatgttGATGTGATACATGCGGAAAGAACACCAAAGCAAAGAGACGAGGTGATTAAGCGATTCAAAAACGGTGATATTTGGGTTCTTATAACAACTGATGTGCTTGCTAGAGGTGTCGACTTCAAAGGTGTGAACTTGGTCATCAACTATGATGTCCCGCAGAGTGCTCAAGCATATGTGCATAGAATAGGTAGAACAGGAAGGGGTGGAAGAGCTGGTAGAGCAGTCACATTTTTTACGAAGGAAGATGATAAAGCAGTCAAACCAATAATCAATGTCATGAAGCAATCAGGTTGCAAGTCCGGATTCAGTGAATGGATGGAAAATATGGGCAAACTTAgcaaaaaggaaaagaaaaacgTCAAGACTCACGAAGTCAAACGAAAGAAGATCAGTACAGTTCCCAAGTTGATAAAGCAAAAGAGAAagcaaaaacaagaaatgaTAGCTGcttcaaaaagaagaaaacaagCTGAAAGCAATTAG
- a CDS encoding Atp20 mitochondrial ATP synthase, which produces MSSIISKATGLVSSVVTKSSEFVNCGVYWSKVGAELSKTVYQKEGLAPPSIKQFENVYQNAFKWLKTPAEQQKLIEQAKAYKPNAQDAVKYGVYGIQLAGFFALGEIVGRRQIFGYPKLGEAHH; this is translated from the coding sequence ATGTCATCAATAATATCTAAAGCCACTGGATTGGTCAGCTCTGTAGTCACCAAGTCATCAGAATTTGTCAACTGCGGTGTATACTGGTCAAAAGTTGGTGCTGAATTATCCAAAACCGTTTACCAAAAAGAAGGTTTGGCCCCACcatcaatcaaacaatttgaaaatgtttaCCAAAATGCATTCAAATGGTTAAAAACTCCAGCCgaacaacaaaagcttATTGAACAAGCCAAAGCTTACAAACCAAATGCCCAAGATGCTGTTAAATACGGCGTTTACGGTATTCAATTAGCTGGGTTCTTTGCCTTGGgagaaattgttggaagAAGACAAATCTTTGGTTACCCAAAATTAGGTGAAGCTCACCATTAA
- a CDS encoding Tms1 protein (S. cerevisiae homolog TMS1 localizes to vacuolar membrane): MGAAISLPLMPISSLASCFGAAACSALCTSIGGTFKSSIMTRITYAILLLVNSIISWIALSPFIIRKLEKATFGFINISCGPDGSQCISFTSVHRINFALGMLHLILATLLVNVKSTANPRAVIQNGCWKMKVFAWMAFIFINFVLIPDSFFVFYGNHIAIIFSTIFLGIGLILLVDFAHAWAEKCLEKIEMEELTGEGDAGFWKKLLVGGTLTMYIGSIILTVVMYWFFAGKGCSMNKTAISLNLVFATIISALSIHNTVQEYNPHAGLAQSSMVVFYCTYLVMSAVASEPDDKFCNPLVRSKGTRTASVVLGAFFTFIAVAYTTTRAAANSAFSSESAEDFVTSGTTSTQPSARSEMRYQALKQAVDEGSLPESALNQVDLYDEEEVNDEERSTVKYNYSLFHIIFFLATQYVATLLTINVKQDDYGDFVPVGRTYFASWVKIVSSWVCFVLYGWSLVAPVIWPDRFGVQL, encoded by the coding sequence ATGGGAGCCGCAATATCCTTACCCCTAATGCCAATATCGTCCCTAGCATCGTGTTTTGGTGCAGCGGCATGCTCGGCTTTGTGCACATCGATAGGTGGtactttcaaatcatcaatcatgACAAGAATTACATATGCGATATTATTGTTGGTGAACTCCATAATTTCATGGATTGCCTTATCGCCATTCATAATTCGAAAGCTAGAGAAAGCTACGTTTGGATTTATTAACATCAGTTGCGGCCCTGACGGCAGTCAGTGTATTAGTTTTACGTCGGTTCATAGAATCAATTTTGCCTTGGGTATGttacatttgattttggcGACGTTGTTGGTTAATGTAAAATCAACCGCAAATCCAAGGGCTGTAATTCAAAACGgttgttggaaaatgaagGTATTTGCGTGGATGGCATTcatatttatcaattttgttttgattccTGATAGCTTCTTTGTCTTTTATGGTAATCATATTGCCAtcattttttcaactatTTTTCTAGGTATTGGATTGAttcttttggttgatttcGCTCATGCATGGGCTGAAAAGtgtttggaaaaaattgaaatggaAGAGTTGACGGGAGAGGGCGATGCTggattttggaaaaagttgttggttgGTGGTACGTTGACAATGTACATTGGTAGTATCATCTTGACTGTCGTTATGTATTGGTTTTTTGCAGGCAAAGGATGTTCAATGAATAAAACGGCAAtaagtttgaatttggttttCGCTACAATTATATCAGCATTGTCTATACACAACACTGTTCAAGAGTATAATCCACACGCTGGTTTAGCTCAATCTTCAATGGTTGTGTTCTACTGTACATACTTGGTCATGAGTGCAGTTGCTTCTGAACCAGATGACAAGTTTTGCAATCCATTGGTAAGGTCAAAAGGAACAAGGACAGCTAGTGTTGTGTTGGGTGCTTTCTTTACATTTATAGCTGTTGCATACACAACCACCAGAGCAGCAGCAAATTCCGCATTTAGCTCGGAGTCAGCCGAGGACTTTGTAACCTCAGGGACCACATCGACACAACCAAGTGCTAGAAGTGAAATGAGATACCAAGCTCTTAAACAAGCTGTGGATGAGGGCTCACTTCCTGAAAGTGCTTTGAACCAGGTAGATTTgtatgatgaagaagaagtcaATGATGAGGAAAGGTCAACCGTCAAGTACAATTACTCACTATTCCatatcatcttctttttggcAACTCAATATGTGGCAACGTTATTGACAATCAATGTTAAGCAAGATGATTATGGTGATTTCGTTCCTGTCGGTAGGACATATTTTGCAAGCTGGGTTAAAATTGTCAGCTCGTGGGTGTGTTTTGTCTTGTATGGTTGGAGTTTGGTTGCTCCAGTCATTTGGCCAGATAGATTTGGTGTACAATTGTAG
- a CDS encoding Elp4 protein (S. cerevisiae homolog ELP4 has role tRNA wobble uridine modification, regulation of transcription from RNA polymerase II promoter and to Elongator holoenzyme cytoplasm): MSFRKRGEVLGGGSTPQRGPQAAVPLRQGGIPARGPPVATTSSTPRRGPIAKQASSTPEVSILGNPAVRPSLITSSPTTSTGSSDLDKILLHQGLPLGHSLLVEESGTTDFASVLLRAFASQGVIHNRIAPNQLNSHIIVLGLSPLWSNDLPGLYKGSSKEQKKAKIAQNESKVSVSNIARGSNAARSDSKMKIAWRYGLNKKEGDKENEVGGTYEHYNNQFDITQKLQPGPNPQDITYVPLSKTVASIINQLSSVIKSQLKSDPSKVIRLVIPGFLNPSIYAPSYTASTFVFPLVHSLRSLLREFENNLVIVCSLPLDLYPRDSSLTAILEILFDSAIHLQPFNQEMSQLIEKAYKNEPSKIQQGLVNIIKLPVLSERGLMMIHDGEFAFKNGRKKFEIEEWGIPVEDDSKENETPEGGKTSKNIDF, encoded by the coding sequence atgtcATTTCGGAAAAGAGGAGAAGTGTTGGGAGGCGGTTCAACCCCACAGCGTGGTCCTCAAGCTGCAGTTCCTTTAAGACAAGGAGGTATCCCAGCAAGGGGGCCGCCTGTCGCAACAACATCGTCGACTCCAAGAAGAGGCccaattgcaaaacaagCTTCATCAACTCCAGAAGTGTCTATACTAGGCAATCCTGCCGTCAGACCCTCCTTAATCACATCACTGCCAACCACGTCAACTGGAAGCTCTGACTTGGATAAGATTTTGCTACATCAAGGATTACCTTTGGGTCACTCGTTGCTTGTGGAGGAGTCTGGTACCACTGATTTCGCTTCAGTATTGCTACGAGCATTTGCTTCCCAGGGCGTAATACATAACAGGATTGCACCTAACCAATTAAATTCACATATTATTGTGCTCGGATTGAGTCCACTTTGGTCAAATGATTTACCTGGGCTTTACAAAGGTTCTTccaaagaacaaaaaaaggCTAAGATTGCTCAAAATGAGTCAAAGGTTAGTGTATCAAACATTGCCCGTGGTTCCAATGCTGCACGGAGTGAtctgaaaatgaagattgCTTGGAGGTACGGTTTGAATAAGAAAGAGGGTGATAAAGAGAATGAAGTAGGTGGAACTTACGAACACTACAATAATCAATTCGATATCACACAGAAGTTGCAACCTGGTCCTAACCCACAAGATATTACTTATGTTCCTTTGTCAAAAACTGTTGCtagcatcatcaaccaaCTTTCGAGTGTTATAAAATCACAGCTCAAGAGCGACCCCTCCAAGGTGATCAGACTCGTCATTCCTGGATTTCTAAACCCGTCAATATATGCACCCTCATACACTGCATCCACTTTCGTATTTCCACTTGTTCATTCACTTCGATCATTACTCCGTGAATTTGAGAACAACTTAGTGATTGTGTGCTCATTACCACTTGATTTGTACCCTAGGGATTCCAGTTTGACAGCAATTTTGGagattttgtttgattcaGCCATCCACCTCCAACCATTCAACCAAGAAATgagtcaattgattgaaaaggCATACAAAAATGAGCCATCGAAAATACAACAAGGTTTAGTTAACATCATTAAACTTCCTGTGCTATCTGAGAGAggtttgatgatgatacatGATGGTGAGTTTGCATTTAAGAACggaagaaagaaatttgaGATTGAGGAATGGGGGATCCCTGTGGAGGATGATTCGAAAGAAAACGAAACTCCCGAGGGAGGAAAGACTAGTAAAAACATTGACTTTTGA
- a CDS encoding Elp4 protein: MSLTEQVQSIDLLQDQGINVGDISKLRLAGICSIASVLSTTRRNLAKIKGLSEVKVEKIKEAAGKIQTIGFVSASVVAELRESVFKITTGSNQFDEMLGGGVTSMSITEVFGEYRCGKTQLCHTLCVAAQLTKSLGGAEGKVAFIDTEGTFRPERIKAIAERFGVDPLTCLENISYARALNSEHQIELVEQLGTELATGSYRLLIIDSILACFRVDYSGRGELNERQQKLNQHLAYLTRVSEDYNVAVFLTNQVQSDPGASSLFAAADGRKPVGGHVLAHASATRILLRKGRGDERVGKLLDSPNMPESECVYVIGEGGIKDSD, translated from the exons ATGAGTCTCACAGAGCAagttcaatcaattgaccTCCTCCAAGACCAAGGAATCAATGTCGGAGATATCTCAAAGTTGAGGTTAGCAGGAATTTGCTCGATTGCA TCTGTTTTATCTACCACACGGAGAAATCTCGCCAAGATCAAAGGGTTGAGTGAGGTTAAAGTGGAAAAGATTAAGGAGGCTGCTGGAAAAATACAG ACCATAGGGTTTGTCTCTGCCAGTGTTGTTGCTGAGCTTCGTGAGAGTGTGTTCAAGATTACTACTGGTTCAAATCAGTTTGACGAGATGTTGGGAGGGGGTGTCACCTCGATGAGCATCACTGAAGTTTTTGGTGAATACAGGTGTGGCAAAACCCAATTGTGTCATACATTATGTGTAGCTGCCCAGTTAACCAAGAGTCTTGGTGGTGCCGAGGGAAAAGTTGCATTTATTGACACTGAAGGAACTTTTCGTCCAGAGAGAATCAAGGCTATTGCTGAAAGATTTGGTGTTGACCCATTGACTTGCCTTGAAAATATATCCTACGCTCGAGCATTAAATAGTGAGCATCAAATCGAGTTGGTGGAACAGTTGGGTACCGAATTGGCAACTGGCTCATACCGTTTATTAATAATCGACTCCATCTTAGCTTGTTTTCGAGTAGATTACTCCGGCAGAGGAGAGTTGAATGAGagacaacaaaaattgaatcaacattTGGCTTACTTGACCAGAGTATCTGAGGATTACAATGTTGCTGTCTTTTTAACTAACCAGGTTCAAAGTGATCCAGGTGCCAGTTCCTTATTTGCTGCTGCTGATGGAAGGAAACCGGTAGGAGGTCACGTTTTAGCTCATGCATCAGCTACCagaattttgttgagaaaaGGTCGTGGTGATGAAAGAGTTGGGAAGTTGTTGGATAGTCCAAATATGCCGGAGAGTGAATGTGTGTATGTTATTGGTGAGGGTGGTATTAAAGATAGCGATTGA